A region of the Halorussus salilacus genome:
TATCAGGGCGGTTTCGCCGTCCTCAAGCGGCAGACCCTGAGCCCCTACCTCCGTCGTCACGATGGGGAGACCGGCCGCGAGGTAGTCGAGCATCTTGAGCTTCGTCCCCGACCCGAGCGTCAGCGGACAGATGGCGATGTCCGCGAGCGACAGGGTTCCTGGCAAATCGTCCACGAACCCGGGCGTGTGGACGTTTTCACGGTCGACAGACGGTGGATTACGCCCCACCAAGAGGAACTCGATGTCGGGGAGCGCGGGTGCGAGTTCGTCGGCGATCACTTCGGCCGCGACTTCGTTCGGGTCGTAGTCGAACGCCCCGACGTACAGACAGACCGTCTCGGAACCGTCGAGGCCGAATTCCTCCCGGACTGCGCCGGGGTCGCCGCCCGAATCGATGTGATCGAAATCGGTCCCGTTGGGTATCACCTCGACCACCGCGTCGTCCGGAAGCCGGAACCGCGTGGCGTCGTCCTCCGACTGGAACACGACCGCGTCCGCGGCGTCGATTCCCCACTGCTCGAATCGACGGAGGTTCTTCACCGCGCGTTGCCGCAGGGACGACGGAACCGGCCGCAGGCCGAGTTGCTGGTCGAGCAGGTCGTACATCGCGTTGTGCTTGTTCAACAGGAGCTTCGCGTCGTACCGGGCCGCCAGTCTACGTCCCGCTCGGAGCATCTGGGGCGACTCACAACACACCACATCGAACTCCGCGTCGAGCCGGTCGAGCGTTCGAACCGTCCGACCGGCCTGTAATCGGTCGAGCCCGTTGTCGGCCGCGAGACCAAACGTTGCGTTCCACGCGTATATGCGAGTCGTCTTGTAGTTCAAGAACGGATTGTCGGTTCCCACGCCCTTGACTCCGGGGTGGAGGTCGCTCCCGTCGCCGTCCGGATGCGCTAACCACACGCTCCCGTACTCCGCGAACTTCTTCGCCGTCTCCCAGATGCGGACCTCCTCCCCGTTCGACGGTGGATGTATCTCGCCTCGGTGCAGTTGGAGGATGGCCGGTCTATCCGTCATCCGCGCCACCCCCCGGCCGCCGAGGGGCCGTCGGCGCGTCGCCGCCGACCGGAACGGGTTCGTCGGCCGTCGGTTGGGTCCGCCGTTCCGCGACGACGCTTCGAACCGCGTCGTAGAGTAGGGGCGCGACCGATTCCGCATCGTTCGTCGTTGCTACCCGCTCGCGGGCGTTCCTCCCGATTCGGTCGCGCTCTGCCGGGTCGTCCAACAGCGATGAGACCGTTCGTGCGAGTTCGTCCGACTCGTTCGGGTCGACAAAAACCCCGGTCTCGCCGTCGTCTATCTGCTCGACGATGCCGTACGCGGGGTTCGTAACGATGGGGAGTCCGGTCGCCTGGGCCTCCAGAATCACGTTCGGATAGCCGTCGATGAACGAGGCGTAGAGGAACACGTCGGCACACCGATATAGTTTCGCCACCTCGTCGACGTATCCCGGCGTTCGGATTCGGTCCCGCACATCGCCGTCCACGCCATCGTCGAGATACCGCTGTAGACGGCCGTAGTACCTCCCGTCACCCGCGACGACGTATTCCACGTCTGGACGCTCCCGGAGCAACGGGACGATTCCGTCGATCAGTCGCCTGACCCCCTCGTACTTCCCCTGAAAGTTCAGGTTCGTCACGGTCAACAGCAGTTGCCCTTCGTCGGCGTCCCGGCCGTGGCCTCCCGCCTCCGATGGGGCGTACGTCTCGAGGTCGACCGGGTTCGGAACGGACGCGATTCGCTCTGTCGGGCACCCAGTCTGGCGGTGAACAGTCCCCGCGAGCGCGTCGGCGACCGGGACGAACCCGTCTGCGTCGTGGAAGACCGCCCGAGTCAGCAACGCAAACGGAAGGTGGGTCGCGAACCGCTTCCACTCGCGCTCTCGAACGAGGTCGACCGCCGCCTCTCGATGCTGTCTGAAGATATCCCCGTTCTGCCGTATCAGGAATGGAACCCCGTGATACCTGCCGAGTAACGCGCCGACGACGCCGAGGAGTCCCGACCCGTTGTAGGTGAGAACTGCGTCCGAGCCGCGTCGCTCGATACACCGTGACCCGGTCGTGAACGCCGACAGGTAGGCCCGAACCCCGTCGTCAGGGTCGATAGTCACGAGAGTCCCGCGACGGCCTAACTCCTCGAACGGTTCTCGCATCTCGTCGACCCGCATGTTCGTGAGCCCGAGTACGTGCATCCGGTCTGTGACTTTCCGTCCGTCCTCCGTCGGTCCCGCCTGTGAGTCGTTACCCATCTCGGCTCACCTCCCCACCGACCCGTCTCCCGGCGGTCCGACGTGGGTCTGTATCGAATGGAGGATGACGCCCGCAAACGAGAGTAGAGACCCGAGAAACGTGCTGAACAGGCAGATCAGCACGATTCCCGTCGGGAACGTCCCCGTCTGCACGTAGTTG
Encoded here:
- a CDS encoding glycosyltransferase family 4 protein, whose amino-acid sequence is MTDRPAILQLHRGEIHPPSNGEEVRIWETAKKFAEYGSVWLAHPDGDGSDLHPGVKGVGTDNPFLNYKTTRIYAWNATFGLAADNGLDRLQAGRTVRTLDRLDAEFDVVCCESPQMLRAGRRLAARYDAKLLLNKHNAMYDLLDQQLGLRPVPSSLRQRAVKNLRRFEQWGIDAADAVVFQSEDDATRFRLPDDAVVEVIPNGTDFDHIDSGGDPGAVREEFGLDGSETVCLYVGAFDYDPNEVAAEVIADELAPALPDIEFLLVGRNPPSVDRENVHTPGFVDDLPGTLSLADIAICPLTLGSGTKLKMLDYLAAGLPIVTTEVGAQGLPLEDGETALIRDSWNGFVEAIERLEASESLRDTLSSNAQVLGREYSWDSLLERYDPVIAELLSTSEVEADTSTPNEDTRASLE
- a CDS encoding glycosyltransferase family 4 protein; protein product: MGNDSQAGPTEDGRKVTDRMHVLGLTNMRVDEMREPFEELGRRGTLVTIDPDDGVRAYLSAFTTGSRCIERRGSDAVLTYNGSGLLGVVGALLGRYHGVPFLIRQNGDIFRQHREAAVDLVREREWKRFATHLPFALLTRAVFHDADGFVPVADALAGTVHRQTGCPTERIASVPNPVDLETYAPSEAGGHGRDADEGQLLLTVTNLNFQGKYEGVRRLIDGIVPLLRERPDVEYVVAGDGRYYGRLQRYLDDGVDGDVRDRIRTPGYVDEVAKLYRCADVFLYASFIDGYPNVILEAQATGLPIVTNPAYGIVEQIDDGETGVFVDPNESDELARTVSSLLDDPAERDRIGRNARERVATTNDAESVAPLLYDAVRSVVAERRTQPTADEPVPVGGDAPTAPRRPGGGADDG